The Anopheles moucheti chromosome 3, idAnoMoucSN_F20_07, whole genome shotgun sequence genome contains the following window.
TGCGCACGGTACGAAGATTTTTTGCAGCAGCTTCCTGATCACGTGGCGATCGATAGAGTTCGCGTAAATGAATCGGCGCAGCTCGTTTCGATCGTTGCCCTTACTGTCGAGAAACAGATGGCAGTGGGATAGCAATCCGTCGCGTCCAGCACGACCCACCTCTTGCACGTAGCTTTCAAAGTTTTTCGGCATGTTGTAGTGAATGATGGCACGAATGTCCGCCTTGTTAATACCCATACCGAACGCGATCGTGGCCACAACTATTCGCAGCTCCCCGCTCATGAATGCGTTCTGTATCGTGCGACGGCGCGATGCTGCCATGCCGGCATGATACGGTTCGGCGACGTAGTTTAACCGCTTGCGCTTGTGCGCGTTTGCTTCGGCCGCAGCGCGGGCTGCATCCTGGAAGCAGGTGCGTACGAACGATGCCACCCGTTCGCAGTCATCTCGCCGCGTGCAATACACAATGATTGATTGAAGTGAATTAAATCGTTCCGATTGAAGCAGTTCTACCAGCGCCACATCGCGATTAGCGTCACGTGAAACAGTCAGCAGCAGATTGTCGGGAAGTGGTATATCGCTAATTATTCCCCGCAGTCCGTCCGGTATCGAAAGATGAGAAACGATACTTTGTCTGGAAAGAAAGTCACGATCTCATGTTGCATTTTCTTATTCCACCCGGCACGTCGTTTCTCTACTTGCCTCGTTTGAACGGTGGCCGTTGCGGTAAGCCCTAAAATCGTTTTAACGCCaagcttttcttttaaaaCCTGACGAAAATAATATTGCATTAAAGATGGATTGTAAAGGATACGTTTTCTCGCGAGTTTCACCCACCTTGCAAATCATCAAATAGCTGGGACGAAAATTGTGACTCCACTGGGACACACAGTGAGCTTCATCGATACAGGCAAACGCTATCGGCGGAAGCTGCCGCAGCAACGAACCGAAACCAGTCGATTTCTCACCCGATACGACCGCTTCCGGAGAGATCAGAAGAATGTCTACTTCGCCGGCGCTTATCGCTTGCATCGTTTGTTCACGGATCCTAAAGCACAAACACGCATATATAAGAAACAATCGCCTAGGAGTAATATTTCGTCACATTCGCATACTTAGGCGTCTGATTTGTGTGTAGACAGTGAGCATTGAGAAAATCGGGCATTCCGTGCACCTGATCCTCCATCAGGGACACGAGTGGAGATATCACCAGCGTAATGCAGTTGCGCTTTCGACGATAAAGGTACGCTGGAAGTTGGTAGCAAAGCGATTTACCCGCTCCTGTGCTGAGCGTCACAAGTGTGGACATTCCACAGAGCACACGCATTACGGCCCGTTCCTGACCATGGCGGAAATTTTTGTGACCAAACATGTGCAAAGCATCGAACACTTCCGAAGGCGTCAATGGGAGCTCACCGTCCGGTTGCTGACCGTAAAGCGGTTCTATCGCACCCTTGAACCCACCCGAAACGGTCGCTTCCAGAAGTTTGGATTGTTTGAGAAAATCTTCCGGTATTTTATGGCCAATATATGTCAATTTCGAAGGTTCATTCTCGGCTtgcttaattttcttttcctcttcaAATTCATCTTCCAACCCTGCCGGATCTATTGGGTCTTCCTTGCCGTCCTCCTTGTGTAAGGAATCCGTCATTAGGTCTTCCTCGTCTTCCTTCCAAGTAGGATTTGCAACCGGTGGTAGGCTTTCGATACGATTCGAGTGCACCACTACTGTTTGCGATTTGGCCATTGCTTCCGCTTCTTCGAGCGTAGGGAAGGCGGAATCTTCGATCGTATCCTCGTCGTACGGGAGCAACTTGTCCTCAGCTGGTTTCTTGCATTGAAACGCCATATGACCAGAGCCACCACACTGAAAGCACATCAGTACCCCGCCATCACAACCGCGCATGTCCATGTCAGGACCGCTCAGGGCAGCGATCTTTTTGGCCTTCCATTGCGATTTTTTGTACCGGCTGTAGTTGATCGTTTTCTTGCCCTTGACGAACACTTTCTTTCGCAAGTCGACGCGAACGAAATTCTCATTCTGCTTGCCGGCTGCCAGCTTTTTGCGCAGTGCCTTATCATTGCCGCTCATCGTAGAAGCATCCAACCGACCAGAGGATCCGGCGATTGCAGAACCTCCCGTGGTACCCACaatgaaattgtttgcaatttttgcatctCGCACCAGTTCATTAATATCGACTCGTGGAATGCTTTTCAGTCGATCAAGCCCGAACTCGGGTACGTATTCTTGGGGTTCGTCAGGGACAGCGATGTCCTCCTCCTCCAACTTGATCTTACGCTGTGCGAGTTGTTTCGGTTTTCTGCCTCGGGCGACAGGTTTGGATGAACCGGGACTCAGCTTCGGTGAAATGACCTTTGAGGTTTTAACCGTCCGCCGTacccgttttgtttgtttcttcggAAGTTTCGGTTGCTTTGGTGGTGAACGTTTCTTCGGTTCATCCTCTTGCTCGGACTCATGCTCTTCATGATCCTTCTCGATCTTCTGTTCCTTATAATCGGGATCTTTATCCGCATCATCAGATGAGAATCCTTGCTCAGGCTCGGGTTCCATGCCTTCCGAAGTAGCATCTGTATAGTTGGCTACTTTTCTGGCGTTCGTGCGTTTTGGCCGAGCCCGCGGGACAACaacagtttttgctttttctgtAAGCCTTTTTGCGATTTGTTTCGATTTGATTTTAGAAACCTTTTTATTAACTCCCCGTTTCTTTGTCACTTGTTTTGCCACCTCATTTTTCTCTGTCACAACCGCTTTCGGGTCCAGATTTTCTAGGTCCTTATTTTGCTTCGGGTTCACCTGTTCCGGATTACCCGaaggttttgtttccttttccacGCGTGTTTCTTCCGTGCTTCGGTTGATGGTAGTAAAGATTTTACGCTTTTTAGCAATGTGCAACATCCCGGGGGACTTTTTCGTAGATTCGTCTTCGGAGTTTTCTATTACTCCATCCGAATCCGACTGCATAACTGCATCGTACGCAGTGTATTGAACGCCGGTTTCAACTGGCAACGATTTTGGCGACGATTCCACGCCGCTTTTCTCCGTAACACTTAACGACGACATACCGAAGCTTGTCGCCGATGACAACGAGGCTAGATTTACATTTCGCAATCCAAAATTAGTGGTAGTCGTAGTACGGTCACTGTTAGCGCTAATAACAGAATTGCCACTTTCTGCTGAACCTCCTGATTGCCGATTTAGCCACCGTTCGTCGAGCTGATTAATCGGTTCGCTTACGGTAGGAACCAATGGTGGTGCAGAAAGCTTATCTTCCACTTTCGACACATTACATTCCAACTCCTTCGACTTGGCCATTAGTAGCGTTTCTAGGTCAGGAAGTACGATCTTGCTTCCATTCCCATTGAGCCCGGTTGAGCTACTTTGTGATGAAAGTCCGAGCGAATTTCGTGATACCGATTTACGGGGATTGCGTTTGGGTATTAACAAGCTGGATTGTGACTTCAGTTGGATTCCTTTAAGTGTTACCGGTTTTGGTGACGCCGCAACGtcttcttttttcgttttagcGGCTATTTGAACACTTTTACGACTTTTCTCACCCTGCCAAGCGATCAAATTGTGCTGCTCGATCTTTTCGGCTTCAAAATTTGAGTCGGATCTGGTACTAGCGATCGGTTTCGTAAGCAAGCTGGTCATCGAGGAGTTTCCTTCCGACACTGCGCTATCGTTAAAAATTGTACCGGAGAGTAACGAGGCTGTAAGGTCACCTGGCTCTTGCGAAAAACTAGACTCCTGGGACATTAATGATCCGTCgaaatcgtcatcatcatccagcGCTTCTAGTAGGGTGTTCTTCAGAAGAGTCGTTTTCAGCTGGTAGTACATTTTGTACGAATTTTTAATCTCGCTAGGTGAATCGCGAATATCCAGCTACAAAAAAGGTACATACACACGTTTGTATTAGAGCGTATTTTAGATGGTATCTTTACCATTAACTTTTGCCATTTACCTTCGACGGAATTCGGCCATATTTTTTCTTGAACTCTTTTTCCCATTGCTTTACCCGGTACTTGCACTTTTGGTACTTTGCCCGAAATACCTGATCTTCCATTATGTTACCTCCACAAACATGAACTATTATCACGATAAGCGTAACTTTTGGCTTAAACGTTTAAGAACAAACGAATAAATTCTGGAAACGTTGCAATTTTTCCTGCTTATACAATCCGTGTGATCTGATTCCGTTTGGCGCGAAAcggcaaccaaaacaaaacaaaccagagAGAATTGAGAGTGCGGATTAAGCCGCGTCTACACaatactctctctctctctcttgaaACAAATGCCAAACGCACCTGAAATCGATTAATCGACTAACAATCGATTCCAAAATCCAAGCCTTTTTACAATAACAAAAGACGATTTAATAGGTGTTAAAATTGCGattacaattaaaaataatagctTTAAATTCATAATCCATTTtcattgaagaaataaacGTTTCCAACCGTTGGGTGATGTTCTTTCCACGTCAAGTCTTGAGCGTCGTAGCATAAACATCAATGGACTGCGTAGCTGTCACAACAAATATGGCTATTTAGCAGAACGCTAgcaaaatagtgaaaatatTATCTAAAAATTCGTAAATATACgcgtttttaaatttgtttcgtGTATTACAGAACAAAGCAGGTGCTAACAGCGTGTACGGACAAGTGAATTGCACAGCCATTCCGACCCGGTGGCTTGTAAGAGAATTCACTGTAACCGTGTGTATTCCGTTTCTACTTCCCATGAATTGACCCTCTTGTTGTATGCGAAGTGTTACGACGGAAGTAGCAGGAGCAcccgaaaaccaccaacaacaaagcGATCGAACCAGCAGGTTTTACCTTCACGGGAATCCGTGGTTTGAGAAGCTGTTGCACCGTGTTACTGTCCGTTGCATTAATTACCGTCCTGTCGTTAGTAAGCCAAACCATCACCAGCGATGATTAAACTATTCTCCctcaaacaacaaaagaaagatGGTGAAGCAACACCGAAGGCCGGAGGACAGAAGAAAACTTTCACTGCTGCACAGCTGCGAATCACTAAAGGTTTGTTTGAATTGCCGATACCTGGAGACAAATGATTTAAAGCATAATACGACCATCTACGTGATTCGTTAGATATCAATGAGCTAAACCTTCCGAAGACGTGTGCCACCGAATTCCCGGACCCGGACGATTTGCTGAACTTCAAGCTTATCATCTGTCCGGATGAGGGCTTCTATAAGGGGGGTCGATTCGTGTTCAACTTTAAGGTTTGTAACCAGTCGCGTAATACTGCGGCATGTTTGTAAACAATccgtccgttttttttttgttaaggtTGGACCAAACTACCCTCACGAACCTCCGAAGGTCAAGTGTGAAACCCAGGTCTACCATCCAAACATAGACCTTGAGGGTAACGTGTGCTTGAACATTCTACGCGAAGACTGGAAACCGGTACTAACGATTAACTCGATCGTATATGGATTGCAGTACTTGTTCTTGGTAAGTAGAAAAAAAGCTTGCAGCTCTACTGCGTAATCGGAACTGGTGCCAAAAGTTCAAACACGATCTTTGAACCCTGCATTGTGTATATGTACGGCGATATTCGCCAAAGTTGTGCTTGGATCACAGGTAGTGTTCGCTTGTACTGAATATTGTCGATGCTCGATCTTACCCTATTAGGAACCGAATCCGGAGGATCCGCTCAACCGGGAAGCTGCTGAAGTGTTGCAAACCAATCGACGCCTGTTTGAGCACAATGTTTTCAAAGCGATGCGCGGCAACTATATTGGCGCGACGTACTTCCAGCGCTGTCTCAAGTGATATATAAATTCGAAATTAACCCTTACATGTTgcgtttatttaattattcttaCGATTGGTGGGCGCTATTATATAGactttaattataattaaaaatgcCACGAACAAGCATGGTTGCGAGTCGAAAGCCCGGAACGCGTTGGAAAGACAAACTCCCTGAATGCAAATACAGCCCTAAATAACAGAGAACCGAGATCCAGAATATTCACAGCAATAGAGACCCATTAATGCACCACATTGCAAAGATGTAGTAACAAAAAAGCAGATACAAGGAAGATGAGTTGCGTAAggatacaacacacacataaaagcCGTTCGTTTGCATCAGAAGGAAGCTGCAGGTTTGGCCTTGTAGATTGTGATGAAATTTCTACCGACAGACAGTAGAGAGTGTGAGGAGTGAACTATACAGGAACTGGAGCGAGAGAAGGGAGAGCACCTTGTTTAGATAGCGAAAAGGCACAAGATGCAGCTCAAAGCAAATACACTGGGAAAACCATTCGCTGTTAATGGTAAGTAGCTTGGAAAAATCGAGAGGAAAACCGTAGAGAACACAGAATCACTCACATACGACACGTCTTATCTGTACATTATCTGTCTGGAAGttgtgtgtgcatgcgtgCGTTTGTTCTATCGACGGTACACGTCGGAAACTGCGGACGGCGATGCTGTCCTTGCTTGCACAGCTTGGGTCAGTTGATTAAAGGCACAATTTCTTAGAGTTTCGTGAAGGATGAATGAGCatgctccaaaaaaaaaaaggcgaagtGAACCTCTACGGAGTGGTATCGTcgacagaagaaaaacatggTATATAGCTGGAGTTACTCTTTAGTGATAATAACGAAGATTGTGTCCCATTCTCATACCTAGAGTTAGTGGCTAATCGTGAACGATAGTATAGAGATTCAAATTGTCTAATAAACACTTAGCAAAAGGGCAGGATGTTTCGCAATCCTCGTTATACTCTTTGAGTTGATAGTGACTGCCATTGTTGAGACACTGCTCCAAAGCGATCTTTAACATTGCCATTTGCCAATTGGTTTATCTAAattacaaagcaaacacacctTACAAATAcaatattgaaaaaatattagAACATGAAATCCGATCGCTCCCAAATGAATGCAaataacagcaaacaaaaaagcaaacaaaccttggcataaacaatacataggataatgaacaaaaaaacagaaaataaacgaTGAAAAcaggaaattaatttatacTATCAGAGCTATttattataacatcattagcATATAGAAATTCGATCTTAAGTTCGCATATTTATAGTAATGTTCAAGTATGATGGCCTTATCAATTTTATCTGGAACCGAATCGTCGTAAAATTGTACTCTGTTTCCATTCAgaactgtttttcttttttttccacctcgTAACTAATATGCATAATTTTACATAAAGGACGTACAAATATCGATAAAACCACTTGTTGCGTGCGCTTGGACGTAATTCCTTCACCGAGCGATGGAAAACAATCTAGACAGGGGGGTGTTGCCAGGCCAACCTGTAGCATTGGCAACCATCGGTAACTATGTAAGCTGGTTTCACAACAACCAGCCTGCAGCTAAACGTAGTTTGTACACTAAAAATTGCACAGTCTTCTCATTGGTTGTAGGTGCTACGGATTGCAgtgcgccaaaaaaaaaagttccaaTCGTCGTTGCATTCTAATCTCGCAAGATGTCTGTCGAAGAACCAACGGAAATGATGAACCTGGAGCCATCCGCAATCATTGGATTCGACGGTAGTGTAAAGAATTTGTATTTGTtgctaaaattaataattactgatgcattttttgttgttttactttcccCTAGGACACGTTGTGTGCGGACTTCGAGTGCATCCCGATCAGCGTCATCTAGTGTTTCCGCTGGGAAATGAAATATCAATCTACGAGTGCGCTACGAACAAGCAATCATTCTTGCGGGGCCATACGAACACCATCTCTACGCTGGACATTTCCACCAGCGGCCGGATGGTTGCGTCGGGTCAATCGAATCATATGGGCTTTCGGGCGTTTGTGATCGTGTGGGATTGGGAAACGCGGAAGGAAATCTCCCGACACGAGCTGCATCGCGTACGGGTGCAatcgttgtgtttttcttcgaaCGATCAATTTCTGGTCAGTCTCGGCGGCAAGGACTGTGGGTCCATCATTGTGTGGGATATTGAGCAACGGACGGCGATTTGCGGTACGATCGCCACAAAAGAAACGACCGGCGAAGCGACAAAGGTGGCCAGCTTGAACAAGCGTTTTACGACGTTCGTCTCCGGTGGCGATCAGAATTTGCGCGTGTGGAACATTGATCGGGAGCGTAAGCGACTCACCGTGCAGGACGTGGCCGTGGGAAAGCTGCGAAGAGAATTCACCGGAATGCGTATCTCACCGAACGATGACATACTGTACGTTGGAACGATGAGCGGTGATATTGTGAAGATTAATCTCAACTGCAATCCAAACCCGAGCGATCCGTCGCAGGACAAAATGCCCGTACTGCTGGGGTGTTTCGGGAAACACAATGCTAAAAAACCACCAGGGAAAGATTGTGAAAAATATCACTACGGTGTGCGTGATTTGTTGCTACTGCCGGATGGAAAGCTTATTATCGGTGCCGGGGACGGAACGATCGATATGGTGCAGGAGCGTAATTGCAACTTTAAGAACTATCGCGGTCCAACGTGGCCTGAGCTAAAATCCGTAAGCATATCGCACTGTGTGGAGTacgatttgaagaagatatCATTTAACATgcttatttcccattttcattTCAGCTTCAATATACGAAGATTGATGGTGTGATCACATCGCTTCAGATTCGCAATGGAAAAACCCTTTTGATTGGTACGAACGGTTGCGAGATTTACTCGCTAGAGTTGGCAAACTTTTCGTCCAGTTTGCGGCTACTTAAAACCTGTCACACGAATGCCGTCTATGATATAGCATTTCCTTAGTAAGTAGATCCATTTTACGGGGTCCGTATAACCATGGACCTTCACGAttatttttccacattttttgCAGCAACTTCTCGCTAGTGTTTGCTACGGCCAGCCACGAATCCATTCGTATTTGGTCTACGTCTAAAATGCAGGAACTTTTGCGCATTGTGGTGCCCAACTTTGCCTCCTCGTCGATCGTATTCAGCCGCGATGGAAAGAGCATTATTTCCGCGTGGAACGATGGTGTGATTCGTGCCTTTACACCACTGACCGGTAAGTTGATTTATGCCATACCGAATGCGCACAACAAGGGTTGCTCATCGGTGGCAGTTACTAGCAACGGTAAGATTGTGGTCAGCGGTGGCATTGAAGGGCAGGTGCGCGTATGGAAGATCGATCCGTACGTACAGAGTTTGATCGGCGTACTGAAGGAGCATTACGGTCCGATTGAATCTGTACACATCAACAACTACGACACGGAGGTGGTCTCAGCGTCACGGGATGGATCGTGCGTTATTTGGGATCTGATACGGCTCACCCGGAAGCACGTAATCTTTGCGCACACCCAATTCATTGCTGCTCAGTATTTTCCGACCGGTGTACAGATATTGACTGCCGGTTCGGATAAGCTTATCGGTTACTGGGAAGCGTACGATGGCAGTTTGGTGCGCGAGGTGGAAGGATCAAAATCGGGACCGATCAATGCGATCGACATGAATATGATGGGCGAGTACTTTGTTTCGGCCGGTACGGATCAGATTGTGCGTCTGTGGAACTATCAGCTCGGTGTGGAGGTTGCTGTTGGCATAGGACATGCAAGTGCCATCACGTCCGCACGCTACAGCCCGAACGGGAAGTTTCTGGTGACTGGTTCCAGCGATGGAGGTATCTTCGTTTGGAAAGTTCCGGAGGTGAGTGCATTTTATGTAATATTTTTCCGCTTTTCACGCGGTATCGATCTGCCCCtttcagcgttttttttttgcatacaagGGATTAATTTTAATCCATGTGATGTAACACGTTTTGTTGACGCAACACCACGGTTCTATTCACTTACCGTTTTTGCAGAAGTTCCACATTAAAATACCCGACGATATTTCGAAGCCCATCAACGACGAACAGCCTACGACTA
Protein-coding sequences here:
- the LOC128303356 gene encoding uncharacterized protein LOC128303356; the protein is MEDQVFRAKYQKCKYRVKQWEKEFKKKYGRIPSKLDIRDSPSEIKNSYKMYYQLKTTLLKNTLLEALDDDDDFDGSLMSQESSFSQEPGDLTASLLSGTIFNDSAVSEGNSSMTSLLTKPIASTRSDSNFEAEKIEQHNLIAWQGEKSRKSVQIAAKTKKEDVAASPKPVTLKGIQLKSQSSLLIPKRNPRKSVSRNSLGLSSQSSSTGLNGNGSKIVLPDLETLLMAKSKELECNVSKVEDKLSAPPLVPTVSEPINQLDERWLNRQSGGSAESGNSVISANSDRTTTTTNFGLRNVNLASLSSATSFGMSSLSVTEKSGVESSPKSLPVETGVQYTAYDAVMQSDSDGVIENSEDESTKKSPGMLHIAKKRKIFTTINRSTEETRVEKETKPSGNPEQVNPKQNKDLENLDPKAVVTEKNEVAKQVTKKRGVNKKVSKIKSKQIAKRLTEKAKTVVVPRARPKRTNARKVANYTDATSEGMEPEPEQGFSSDDADKDPDYKEQKIEKDHEEHESEQEDEPKKRSPPKQPKLPKKQTKRVRRTVKTSKVISPKLSPGSSKPVARGRKPKQLAQRKIKLEEEDIAVPDEPQEYVPEFGLDRLKSIPRVDINELVRDAKIANNFIVGTTGGSAIAGSSGRLDASTMSGNDKALRKKLAAGKQNENFVRVDLRKKVFVKGKKTINYSRYKKSQWKAKKIAALSGPDMDMRGCDGGVLMCFQCGGSGHMAFQCKKPAEDKLLPYDEDTIEDSAFPTLEEAEAMAKSQTVVVHSNRIESLPPVANPTWKEDEEDLMTDSLHKEDGKEDPIDPAGLEDEFEEEKKIKQAENEPSKLTYIGHKIPEDFLKQSKLLEATVSGGFKGAIEPLYGQQPDGELPLTPSEVFDALHMFGHKNFRHGQERAVMRVLCGMSTLVTLSTGAGKSLCYQLPAYLYRRKRNCITLVISPLVSLMEDQVHGMPDFLNAHCLHTNQTPKIREQTMQAISAGEVDILLISPEAVVSGEKSTGFGSLLRQLPPIAFACIDEAHCVSQWSHNFRPSYLMICKVLKEKLGVKTILGLTATATVQTRQSIVSHLSIPDGLRGIISDIPLPDNLLLTVSRDANRDVALVELLQSERFNSLQSIIVYCTRRDDCERVASFVRTCFQDAARAAAEANAHKRKRLNYVAEPYHAGMAASRRRTIQNAFMSGELRIVVATIAFGMGINKADIRAIIHYNMPKNFESYVQEVGRAGRDGLLSHCHLFLDSKGNDRNELRRFIYANSIDRHVIRKLLQKIFVPCACAKILKNKHLAQDLHEELKAVNGIDWDASFEEITPNDGTMPAVPRKRLCPGHEICFSTEATVQQLDIPEENIATFLCYLELDDQRYIKALSPAYTMCKVMSYGGARSLRQAAKECAPLALAFALDLKRGISHATSTVIEFPVIDVASAIGWDSGVVKYQLKNLEWTTVNNIRKRSPLSVVFFDLGFRIRAPGDLTDEELDHALDGLYERVTRQERTQLAQLQYISEALNSVCFNTIGPISRVDCPTGPSEKLKTIVRRYFTTDISKENIEIIPEPDDTTDEQLIADIRTTICRYPENNFTGRAIARLFHGVQSPNYSALIWSRSNFWRSYTKTDFNRIVRLANAEIVRMRT
- the LOC128301581 gene encoding NEDD8-conjugating enzyme Ubc12, which gives rise to MIKLFSLKQQKKDGEATPKAGGQKKTFTAAQLRITKDINELNLPKTCATEFPDPDDLLNFKLIICPDEGFYKGGRFVFNFKVGPNYPHEPPKVKCETQVYHPNIDLEGNVCLNILREDWKPVLTINSIVYGLQYLFLEPNPEDPLNREAAEVLQTNRRLFEHNVFKAMRGNYIGATYFQRCLK
- the LOC128302979 gene encoding cilia- and flagella-associated protein 52, whose product is MSVEEPTEMMNLEPSAIIGFDGHVVCGLRVHPDQRHLVFPLGNEISIYECATNKQSFLRGHTNTISTLDISTSGRMVASGQSNHMGFRAFVIVWDWETRKEISRHELHRVRVQSLCFSSNDQFLVSLGGKDCGSIIVWDIEQRTAICGTIATKETTGEATKVASLNKRFTTFVSGGDQNLRVWNIDRERKRLTVQDVAVGKLRREFTGMRISPNDDILYVGTMSGDIVKINLNCNPNPSDPSQDKMPVLLGCFGKHNAKKPPGKDCEKYHYGVRDLLLLPDGKLIIGAGDGTIDMVQERNCNFKNYRGPTWPELKSLQYTKIDGVITSLQIRNGKTLLIGTNGCEIYSLELANFSSSLRLLKTCHTNAVYDIAFPYNFSLVFATASHESIRIWSTSKMQELLRIVVPNFASSSIVFSRDGKSIISAWNDGVIRAFTPLTGKLIYAIPNAHNKGCSSVAVTSNGKIVVSGGIEGQVRVWKIDPYVQSLIGVLKEHYGPIESVHINNYDTEVVSASRDGSCVIWDLIRLTRKHVIFAHTQFIAAQYFPTGVQILTAGSDKLIGYWEAYDGSLVREVEGSKSGPINAIDMNMMGEYFVSAGTDQIVRLWNYQLGVEVAVGIGHASAITSARYSPNGKFLVTGSSDGGIFVWKVPEKFHIKIPDDISKPINDEQPTTRALKPPTPTTTVNKPLKSSSSQAAASRDASRKTTPLSSGARVISIPGAARNNEDIRVHASGKSSRSSQIAECPAIDPNAQPTIDPCVDTASLADGDPEQWETRSQHSTGSQNRLSEQSPFANSGEKGSK